A genome region from Methanococcoides burtonii DSM 6242 includes the following:
- a CDS encoding pyruvate ferredoxin oxidoreductase subunit gamma, whose product MKEIRIHGRGGQGSVTAAELLAVAAFADGKFSQAFPAFGVERRGAPVQAFTRINDDPIRLRAQVYEPDYVIVQDPTLLEVVDVESGAKDDGVILINSDFEPEHFDLNTNAKIMTVNATKIALDIIGRPIVNTVLLGAFAGASGLIDPESIKNAVKERFPGKIGEKNAEAIQKAYDMMTEA is encoded by the coding sequence ATGAAAGAAATACGAATACACGGTAGGGGTGGACAGGGCTCCGTTACTGCTGCTGAATTGCTTGCGGTTGCAGCTTTCGCTGATGGAAAGTTCAGCCAGGCTTTTCCAGCATTCGGTGTTGAGCGCCGTGGTGCACCTGTTCAGGCATTCACCAGGATCAATGACGACCCAATCAGGCTAAGGGCACAGGTATACGAGCCGGACTATGTTATCGTTCAGGACCCGACCCTTCTTGAAGTGGTCGATGTAGAGAGCGGTGCAAAAGATGATGGTGTTATTCTTATTAACAGTGACTTTGAGCCGGAACATTTCGATCTTAACACAAATGCAAAGATCATGACCGTCAACGCTACGAAGATCGCTCTTGACATCATCGGCAGACCTATTGTTAACACTGTTCTTTTAGGTGCTTTCGCCGGTGCTTCCGGTCTTATCGATCCGGAATCCATCAAGAATGCTGTTAAGGAGCGTTTCCCGGGTAAAATCGGTGAAAAGAACGCAGAGGCTATCCAGAAAGCTTACGATATGATGACGGAGGCTTAA
- a CDS encoding tRNA dihydrouridine synthase, with the protein MRLGRVDLPGNLLLAPLAEVTNLAFRLMCKKYGASLCFTEMISSDAVVYGNASSAMRGITCDEERPFGLQLFGNSPEVITEAALVLEDMFYPDMIDINLGCPAPVITNAGCGSALLESPELVSDIFSTLCEGVDTPVTAKIRVLESRAATLDMAHRLEDAGVCAITVHGRTCEQGYSGTADHSYAKLIKEELSIPVIVNGDIRDGVSAEKVLEYTGCDGLMIGRAAMGDPHVFHRISRYLDDGEVIGCGCEQKRDDLLEYLDLLEKFDLSSHINLKAHVQWFTRGLKGSRRMRSDIGYADSRDSIVEFVKNMCEKELV; encoded by the coding sequence ATGAGACTTGGCAGAGTTGATCTTCCCGGAAATCTTTTGCTTGCACCATTGGCTGAGGTGACTAATCTTGCATTCCGTCTCATGTGTAAGAAATATGGTGCATCCCTTTGTTTTACCGAAATGATAAGTTCGGACGCTGTTGTTTATGGAAATGCCAGTTCCGCTATGCGTGGGATCACCTGTGATGAAGAGCGTCCTTTCGGTTTGCAGTTGTTCGGCAATTCTCCGGAAGTGATCACAGAAGCTGCACTTGTTCTCGAAGACATGTTCTATCCAGATATGATCGATATTAATCTTGGATGCCCGGCTCCGGTGATCACTAATGCAGGATGTGGTTCTGCACTGCTTGAATCTCCTGAGCTTGTTAGTGATATATTCTCAACTCTTTGTGAGGGGGTGGATACTCCTGTAACTGCAAAGATACGTGTGCTGGAGAGTCGTGCAGCTACTCTTGATATGGCACATAGGCTCGAGGATGCGGGGGTTTGTGCTATAACCGTTCACGGAAGGACCTGCGAACAGGGTTATAGTGGGACTGCTGACCATAGTTATGCAAAACTGATCAAAGAAGAACTTTCCATTCCAGTGATCGTCAATGGCGATATCAGGGATGGTGTGTCTGCTGAAAAGGTTCTGGAATATACTGGGTGTGATGGATTGATGATAGGCAGGGCTGCAATGGGTGACCCTCACGTGTTCCATCGTATATCCAGATATTTGGATGATGGTGAGGTAATTGGGTGTGGATGTGAGCAGAAAAGGGATGACCTTCTGGAATATCTTGATCTTCTGGAGAAATTCGATCTATCCTCACATATTAATTTGAAAGCACATGTACAGTGGTTCACGAGAGGGTTGAAGGGCAGTCGAAGGATGCGTTCCGATATTGGATATGCGGATTCACGAGACTCTATTGTAGAGTTTGTTAAGAATATGTGTGAAAAAGAATTGGTGTGA
- the porD gene encoding pyruvate synthase subunit PorD, translated as MTITPGGVCEPGSTLVNKTGGWRTFRPVFDYDKCIKCKLCELLCPDMSVDARDDGFFEFNYDFCKGCGICANECPTDAIEMVLEEK; from the coding sequence ATGACAATTACACCAGGCGGCGTTTGTGAACCAGGATCCACTCTTGTCAACAAAACCGGTGGCTGGAGAACATTCAGACCAGTTTTCGATTATGACAAATGCATCAAATGCAAACTCTGTGAGCTCCTTTGTCCGGACATGTCAGTCGATGCAAGAGATGACGGTTTCTTTGAGTTCAACTACGATTTCTGCAAAGGATGCGGTATTTGTGCGAACGAATGTCCAACGGACGCTATTGAGATGGTTCTGGAGGAGAAATAA
- the porB gene encoding pyruvate synthase subunit PorB — translation MKSLLESGHRGCAGCCDAIAAKFTLMAAGEDCIVVSPTGCLEVMTTPYPESSWNVPFIHSLFENNAAVASGIEAALKAKGELGKTKIIAMGGDGATLDIGIRSISGAFERGHDFTYVCIDNEAYMNTGVQRSGATPFAASTTTSPAGKVSFGNIRPKKNMPAIMVAHGSPYVTTTSIGYPKDMIRKVKKAVDVEGPTYVHAHSPCTTGWGFDTSKTIEIAKLAVETCLWPLYEMEDGELTKAKKIKNPKPVEDYLKMQRRFKHLFTKEGGDEMIKKIQALADANIEKFGLQ, via the coding sequence ATGAAATCACTCTTAGAATCTGGACATAGGGGATGCGCAGGTTGCTGTGACGCAATAGCTGCAAAGTTCACTCTCATGGCAGCAGGTGAGGACTGTATCGTTGTAAGTCCTACCGGATGTCTTGAGGTCATGACCACTCCATATCCTGAATCTTCATGGAATGTCCCATTTATACACTCCCTCTTTGAGAACAATGCAGCAGTCGCTTCAGGCATTGAGGCAGCTCTCAAAGCGAAGGGCGAGTTAGGCAAGACCAAGATCATTGCAATGGGTGGTGATGGTGCAACCCTTGATATCGGTATACGTTCCATATCCGGTGCATTCGAGCGTGGACATGACTTCACATATGTCTGTATCGACAATGAAGCATACATGAACACCGGTGTACAGAGAAGTGGTGCAACACCATTTGCAGCTTCGACCACAACCAGTCCTGCAGGTAAGGTGTCCTTTGGTAACATTCGTCCAAAGAAGAACATGCCAGCCATCATGGTAGCACATGGTTCTCCATACGTTACAACAACATCCATCGGATATCCAAAGGATATGATAAGGAAGGTCAAGAAAGCTGTCGATGTCGAAGGTCCTACCTATGTGCATGCACATTCACCATGTACTACCGGATGGGGATTCGACACCTCCAAGACCATAGAGATCGCAAAGCTGGCAGTCGAAACATGTCTCTGGCCACTCTATGAAATGGAAGATGGTGAGCTCACCAAGGCTAAGAAGATCAAGAACCCTAAACCAGTCGAGGATTATCTTAAGATGCAGCGCCGTTTCAAACACCTTTTCACAAAGGAAGGTGGAGACGAGATGATCAAGAAGATACAGGCACTCGCTGACGCTAATATTGAGAAGTTCGGGTTACAGTAA
- a CDS encoding ATP-binding protein, giving the protein MNDNSDLLAYAKNNSIGSDAKDAPEQTGNFDFEEYSVEVTHDASDVDAAFGIVTTGFEPLEVTESGSKIAGYITTSHRNVVRLGTYVIVPYGDENLFARIWKLQYQQQFEVDDATEIHSRRMLKSNTTAELDYKFLAYLEPICILYEQSPGNDDSLTRRMADRIPRPNTPILPVTEKLKIQTGLNIPREGIFLGHLSVGGEVVRTLASPPTVPYYLRNDYSMGDPLIFRHMLVCGSTGTGKTFLTKNILRQFMSPDNRYNVRDTGDGSKKKLRPCVVIMDPQDEYSQFLEDNPEISSSDEHNMHSEDVEFGGVPSTKTFVAKVDGHSYNGRSRAQQVEFTIPFEMVRNNSWLIAAAGLTELQGIGLELLLEDFFKRPRAHTYGGFIDHISDEGVRGTYIDSGKVHEASYDGLVRKVNNNSFKRVFDQPATPITEMLADIFKEGQVCVFPTEYISSTRIRDLITLTLMTVAVDNKLNTSGETVVKETPLILVLDEAHRYLARGSGEHSKRIISKFADAARQGRKEGLGLFLITQDPQDIDDTVFKQINSRVILNLSNDAAITAMKVKKEYEKRIPYLKKGQMIIQSPDNSDVVEIIGLSTCVVKHV; this is encoded by the coding sequence ATGAATGATAATTCAGACCTGCTGGCCTATGCGAAGAACAATAGCATTGGGTCGGATGCAAAGGATGCACCGGAACAGACCGGTAATTTCGACTTCGAGGAATATAGTGTTGAAGTGACGCATGATGCAAGTGATGTAGATGCTGCTTTTGGTATCGTGACCACCGGGTTCGAACCTCTGGAGGTCACCGAATCAGGTTCAAAGATCGCTGGCTACATCACCACTTCCCACAGGAATGTGGTGCGTCTGGGGACATATGTGATCGTTCCCTATGGCGATGAGAATCTTTTTGCAAGGATATGGAAGCTTCAATATCAGCAGCAGTTCGAAGTCGATGACGCTACCGAGATACATTCACGCCGTATGCTCAAAAGCAATACGACGGCAGAACTGGACTACAAGTTCCTTGCATACCTTGAACCCATCTGCATACTATACGAACAGTCTCCGGGAAATGATGATTCATTGACGCGCCGCATGGCAGACCGTATCCCGCGTCCGAACACACCCATTTTGCCTGTGACGGAAAAACTGAAGATACAGACCGGTCTGAACATTCCAAGGGAAGGTATATTCCTCGGGCACTTGAGTGTCGGTGGTGAGGTCGTGCGAACCCTCGCTTCCCCTCCTACAGTGCCTTACTATCTTAGGAACGACTACTCAATGGGTGATCCATTGATATTCAGGCATATGCTGGTTTGTGGCAGTACAGGTACCGGAAAGACATTCCTTACAAAGAACATCCTGCGCCAGTTCATGAGCCCGGATAACCGATATAATGTCCGCGATACCGGTGACGGCAGCAAGAAGAAGCTGCGTCCATGTGTCGTTATAATGGACCCGCAGGATGAATATTCGCAGTTCCTTGAGGACAATCCGGAAATAAGCTCTTCGGATGAGCACAACATGCACTCGGAGGATGTGGAGTTTGGTGGCGTTCCTTCCACAAAGACCTTCGTAGCGAAGGTGGATGGTCATTCATACAATGGCAGGTCCCGTGCACAGCAAGTGGAATTCACCATTCCTTTCGAGATGGTGAGGAACAATTCCTGGCTCATAGCTGCTGCCGGACTCACGGAGCTACAGGGCATCGGACTGGAACTGTTGCTTGAGGATTTCTTTAAAAGACCGCGAGCTCATACCTATGGTGGTTTTATCGACCACATCAGTGATGAGGGTGTCAGAGGCACTTATATCGATAGTGGAAAGGTTCATGAAGCCTCCTATGATGGTCTTGTCAGGAAGGTGAATAACAATTCGTTCAAAAGGGTGTTCGACCAGCCGGCAACCCCTATAACCGAAATGCTTGCCGATATCTTCAAAGAAGGGCAGGTATGTGTCTTCCCAACTGAATATATCTCCAGCACGAGAATACGTGATCTCATCACTCTGACACTTATGACCGTAGCTGTGGATAACAAATTGAATACCTCCGGTGAGACGGTCGTAAAGGAAACTCCTCTTATATTGGTGCTGGATGAGGCTCATCGTTACCTTGCAAGAGGTTCGGGGGAACACTCAAAGCGCATCATTTCCAAGTTCGCAGATGCTGCTCGTCAGGGACGTAAAGAGGGACTGGGGCTGTTCCTTATCACACAGGATCCTCAGGATATCGATGATACGGTTTTCAAGCAGATCAATTCCAGGGTGATCCTGAACCTTTCAAACGATGCAGCAATAACTGCTATGAAAGTGAAGAAAGAGTATGAGAAACGCATCCCTTATCTTAAAAAAGGCCAAATGATCATTCAGAGCCCGGACAACAGTGATGTTGTGGAGATAATCGGTCTTTCGACGTGTGTTGTGAAACATGTTTGA
- a CDS encoding alanine/glycine:cation symporter family protein, with product MDLLNLFAAETGILKSIDEIVWGIPLLSLLVGTGIYLTLSLGFIQIFKLPLALRYVVKPNISDRKYTGDISSFAALMTALAATIGTGNIVGVATAIKIGGPGALFWMWLAAFFGMATKYAESMLAVKYRNIDENGQMSGGPMYYITKGLAGKFYARPLAAFFAFSGIGVAFFGIGIFPQVNAIADSAAITFNVPPIYTAAVVTVLVALVTIGGIKSIARVAQVVVPFMAITYVLGCLLIIFTNLDMLPDTIRLIITSAFTQTAATGGFLGASMLLAVQMGIARGVFSNESGLGSAPIAAAAAKVKEPARQGLISMTGTFFDTIIVCTMTGIVLVMTGSWTSEYEGAYMTSYAFSTGLENVGAYIVGIGLIFFAFTTILGWNYYGERCVEFLVGVKGILPYKIVYILLVGGGVFLTLETIWILADIVNALMVIPNLIALLALRKVIVNETRKYFEGLEKEN from the coding sequence ATGGATTTACTGAACCTTTTTGCTGCCGAAACTGGTATTCTGAAAAGCATTGACGAGATAGTATGGGGCATCCCCCTTCTTTCACTACTGGTCGGGACCGGGATATATCTTACATTGAGCCTTGGCTTCATACAGATATTCAAGTTACCATTGGCACTGCGTTATGTTGTCAAGCCGAACATATCAGACAGGAAGTACACCGGAGACATTAGCAGCTTTGCAGCCCTTATGACCGCACTTGCTGCTACTATCGGCACAGGGAACATCGTGGGAGTTGCCACAGCTATTAAGATCGGAGGTCCGGGAGCATTGTTCTGGATGTGGCTGGCAGCTTTTTTTGGTATGGCCACCAAATATGCCGAATCCATGCTGGCTGTCAAATACAGAAATATCGATGAGAACGGACAGATGTCCGGTGGTCCGATGTACTACATCACAAAGGGACTTGCCGGTAAGTTCTATGCACGCCCTCTTGCGGCTTTCTTTGCATTCAGTGGGATAGGAGTTGCATTCTTTGGGATAGGTATTTTCCCACAGGTAAATGCGATCGCGGATTCAGCTGCGATCACATTCAATGTGCCCCCTATCTACACAGCTGCTGTTGTTACAGTTCTTGTGGCATTGGTCACCATCGGAGGGATAAAGAGCATTGCAAGAGTTGCACAGGTAGTTGTCCCGTTCATGGCAATAACTTATGTTCTTGGTTGTCTGCTCATCATCTTTACCAATCTGGACATGCTCCCTGACACCATAAGACTGATAATAACATCTGCGTTCACCCAAACAGCAGCCACAGGAGGCTTTTTAGGAGCTTCGATGTTACTTGCGGTACAGATGGGGATTGCAAGAGGGGTATTCTCCAATGAATCAGGTCTTGGAAGTGCACCCATAGCAGCCGCAGCAGCAAAGGTGAAAGAACCTGCAAGACAGGGGCTTATTTCCATGACAGGAACATTCTTTGACACCATCATCGTCTGTACGATGACAGGAATAGTGCTTGTGATGACAGGCTCCTGGACAAGTGAATATGAAGGTGCCTATATGACCTCATACGCATTTTCCACAGGGCTTGAGAACGTTGGAGCCTATATTGTAGGCATAGGTCTGATCTTCTTTGCATTTACCACCATACTTGGATGGAACTATTACGGGGAAAGATGTGTGGAGTTCCTTGTTGGTGTCAAGGGCATACTTCCTTACAAGATAGTTTACATATTGCTAGTTGGAGGTGGGGTCTTCCTTACCCTTGAGACCATCTGGATACTGGCAGATATCGTGAACGCATTGATGGTGATACCCAACCTCATAGCCCTTCTTGCTTTGCGGAAGGTGATCGTCAATGAAACAAGGAAATATTTTGAAGGTCTAGAAAAAGAGAACTAA
- a CDS encoding dephospho-CoA kinase gives MKIIAFVGMPASGKSVASEVIVDSNVDVVNMGNVIREEVKKRGLEPTDSNTGGVANDLRAKEGMDAVAKRCVPMIESLNKELVVVDGVRGIAEVNFFKEQFGENFTLVFIDAPLELRFERVASRGRSDDMTDIEALKKRDERELGWGLAEAIKVSNITVDNISTIENFKANINMILEQA, from the coding sequence ATAAAGATCATAGCTTTTGTAGGAATGCCGGCATCAGGAAAATCCGTAGCATCCGAAGTAATAGTCGATTCAAATGTCGATGTTGTTAACATGGGCAATGTCATACGCGAAGAAGTGAAAAAGAGAGGACTTGAGCCGACCGATAGTAATACAGGCGGTGTTGCGAACGACCTTAGAGCAAAGGAAGGAATGGATGCAGTTGCCAAACGCTGCGTTCCAATGATAGAGAGCCTGAACAAAGAACTTGTTGTAGTCGACGGAGTAAGAGGTATTGCAGAAGTGAATTTCTTCAAGGAACAATTCGGAGAAAACTTTACCCTTGTTTTTATCGATGCACCCCTGGAATTGCGTTTTGAAAGGGTTGCCAGTCGTGGAAGAAGCGATGATATGACCGACATTGAAGCTCTGAAGAAAAGGGATGAGCGCGAACTTGGGTGGGGATTGGCAGAAGCTATCAAAGTGTCCAATATCACCGTTGATAACATCAGTACTATCGAAAATTTCAAAGCAAATATAAATATGATACTGGAGCAAGCATGA
- a CDS encoding IS5-like element ISMbu1 family transposase, which translates to MSLTNFAFKEEYKRLENLGDKLSEIESLIDWKPFRPIIAEMYINKTEFGGRPNVDEIVMLKMLVLQQWHGLSDPELERQATDRISFRKFLGFPAKIPDHTTVWAFRERISQAGKEDEIWNEMQRQLNKKGLKIKQGMIQDATFIHADPGHANLDTPRGNEAKTRRCKDGTWTKKASKSHFGYKLHTIEDTEYDLIRRYRTTTASVHDSQVDLSEEGEVVYRDRGYFGAISKGYDATMQRGVRGHPIGIRDKMRNKRISRKRAKGERPYAVIKNVFTSGFVRVTTLARVNVKMAITAFSYNLYQLRTIRRKSLG; encoded by the coding sequence ATGTCCTTAACAAACTTTGCTTTTAAAGAAGAGTACAAACGTCTTGAAAATCTCGGTGACAAGCTCTCTGAAATTGAATCTCTCATCGATTGGAAACCATTTCGTCCAATTATAGCAGAGATGTATATCAATAAAACAGAGTTCGGTGGCAGACCAAACGTTGATGAAATCGTCATGCTCAAAATGTTAGTATTGCAACAATGGCATGGCCTATCTGACCCTGAACTTGAAAGACAAGCTACTGATAGAATTTCCTTTAGGAAATTCTTGGGCTTTCCTGCAAAAATTCCAGATCATACTACTGTTTGGGCATTTAGAGAACGAATTTCCCAGGCAGGAAAAGAAGATGAAATCTGGAATGAAATGCAAAGACAACTTAATAAGAAAGGTCTGAAGATCAAGCAAGGTATGATTCAGGATGCAACATTTATACATGCTGATCCAGGACATGCAAATCTTGATACTCCTCGTGGAAATGAAGCAAAGACCAGAAGATGTAAGGACGGTACATGGACAAAAAAGGCATCTAAGTCACATTTTGGATATAAACTACATACCATTGAAGATACCGAATATGATCTGATAAGGAGATATAGGACAACTACTGCCTCAGTTCATGATAGTCAGGTGGATCTTTCTGAAGAAGGCGAAGTTGTTTACAGAGATAGAGGTTACTTTGGTGCAATTTCAAAAGGATATGATGCAACTATGCAAAGGGGAGTACGAGGGCACCCTATTGGTATTAGGGATAAGATGAGAAACAAAAGAATAAGCAGGAAAAGAGCAAAGGGAGAAAGACCTTATGCTGTTATCAAAAATGTGTTTACGTCAGGATTTGTAAGAGTAACAACGTTGGCAAGAGTAAATGTCAAAATGGCGATTACAGCATTCAGCTATAATCTCTATCAATTGAGGACAATAAGAAGAAAATCATTAGGATGA
- a CDS encoding sugar phosphate isomerase/epimerase family protein, with protein MNIENLSFSSNSVLSDPFEWVYELEEIGYTGWEIVQEGSQCINRENLHRIEEVLETTNLYLTMHLPFSDMNLAGLNPGIQGEVLRQMKHYLSVASDIVELAVVHPGYLSPYGGKIPEKAWDMNISSIQELCDTADEYGMSIAVENMPNFPMIFGREPDEMLRMLSDVDRDNVGMTLDVGHANTSAMVEGFLKKCNKEIIHVHIHDNMGKRDEHLPTGSGTVNWEHVKKGLENYEGRMVTELSDLEEARKSVEFLKQL; from the coding sequence ATGAACATCGAGAATCTGAGCTTTTCCTCTAATTCCGTCCTTAGCGACCCTTTCGAGTGGGTCTATGAGCTCGAGGAAATCGGATATACCGGATGGGAGATCGTTCAGGAAGGAAGCCAGTGCATCAACCGTGAGAACCTGCATAGGATAGAGGAAGTCCTCGAGACCACCAACCTCTACCTCACGATGCATCTGCCATTCTCTGACATGAACCTCGCAGGGCTTAATCCCGGCATACAGGGAGAAGTGCTCAGGCAGATGAAGCACTACCTTTCAGTGGCATCAGACATTGTTGAACTTGCAGTAGTTCACCCGGGATATCTGTCCCCCTATGGCGGAAAGATACCTGAGAAAGCGTGGGACATGAACATAAGCTCCATACAGGAACTCTGCGACACTGCTGATGAATATGGGATGTCGATAGCTGTTGAGAACATGCCGAACTTTCCCATGATATTTGGCAGGGAACCCGATGAAATGCTCAGGATGCTTTCAGATGTCGATAGAGACAATGTAGGAATGACACTGGACGTAGGTCATGCCAACACCTCTGCAATGGTAGAAGGATTCCTTAAAAAATGCAACAAGGAGATAATTCATGTGCATATCCATGATAACATGGGAAAAAGGGACGAACATCTGCCCACAGGAAGTGGAACCGTCAACTGGGAACATGTGAAAAAGGGATTGGAAAACTATGAAGGAAGAATGGTGACCGAACTGAGCGATCTAGAGGAAGCAAGAAAGAGTGTTGAGTTTCTCAAACAGCTCTGA
- the porA gene encoding pyruvate synthase subunit PorA — MKRDFENDKKNMVVVEGSYAVADAVKACRPNVISAYPITPQTHIVEDLSQFIADGEIPNCEYINVESEFSAISALVGSSAAGARSYSATTSQGLELMHEVLFNVAGMRLPVVMTVVNRAVSAPINIWNDQQDSISQRDTGWIQLHAEDTQEAADMTAQAFKIAEDPDVLLPVLACMDGFILSHVYEPVVLLDEDLVAEYLPPFEPKFKLDPKNPKTFGAFADPNSYTEFRYLQQQAMNKALKTIGDAADEFYDLFGRHYGGLIDTYETEDADIILMAMGSIVGTIKDVVDKLRAQGVKVGLLKVRSFRPFPAEAIKNAIKGAKVVVALDKNISLGLNEGALFTETKGSLYNTNINIPIIGFMIGHGGRDIPMSTMEFIVDEAKKVIDSGITVESRFTDLKEELL; from the coding sequence ATGAAACGTGATTTTGAGAATGACAAGAAGAACATGGTTGTTGTTGAAGGATCGTATGCTGTTGCAGACGCTGTAAAAGCATGCAGACCAAATGTCATTTCAGCATATCCTATTACACCACAGACTCATATTGTAGAGGATCTCTCCCAGTTCATTGCTGACGGCGAGATACCAAACTGTGAGTACATCAATGTGGAATCCGAGTTCTCCGCAATTTCCGCACTTGTCGGTTCTTCCGCAGCAGGTGCAAGGAGTTACTCTGCGACCACATCACAGGGCCTTGAACTTATGCACGAGGTTCTGTTCAACGTCGCAGGTATGCGGTTACCTGTTGTAATGACCGTTGTGAACAGGGCTGTAAGTGCTCCTATCAACATCTGGAACGACCAACAGGATTCCATTTCCCAGAGGGATACCGGATGGATACAGCTTCACGCAGAGGATACTCAGGAAGCAGCTGACATGACCGCACAGGCATTCAAGATAGCTGAAGATCCGGATGTACTGCTTCCTGTATTGGCATGTATGGATGGTTTTATCCTGTCACATGTCTATGAACCTGTGGTCCTTCTTGACGAAGATCTCGTAGCAGAATATCTGCCACCCTTTGAGCCAAAGTTCAAGCTCGACCCGAAGAACCCTAAGACCTTCGGTGCTTTTGCAGATCCTAATTCCTACACTGAGTTCAGATACCTGCAGCAGCAGGCAATGAACAAAGCATTGAAGACAATAGGGGATGCTGCAGATGAGTTCTATGATCTCTTTGGCAGACATTATGGTGGTCTTATCGACACATACGAGACAGAAGATGCTGATATCATTCTCATGGCAATGGGTTCTATCGTTGGTACCATCAAGGATGTTGTTGACAAGCTCAGGGCACAGGGTGTCAAAGTAGGCCTCTTAAAGGTACGGTCCTTCCGTCCGTTCCCTGCAGAAGCTATTAAGAACGCTATCAAAGGTGCTAAAGTAGTTGTTGCGCTTGACAAGAACATTTCTCTTGGTCTTAATGAGGGTGCACTGTTCACCGAGACAAAGGGAAGCTTGTACAACACAAATATCAATATTCCTATAATCGGTTTCATGATAGGTCATGGGGGTCGTGATATCCCAATGAGCACCATGGAGTTCATCGTTGACGAAGCAAAGAAAGTAATCGATTCAGGTATCACTGTCGAAAGCCGGTTCACTGACCTGAAGGAGGAATTGTTATGA
- a CDS encoding RNA-binding domain-containing protein, with amino-acid sequence MINVRVSVIVNPTENEGKVASATGNMFPEIELEMHERKYGNFLEGEGDINSLKNIHDLFRKERIIDTARTQIQKNRWGEPEKTFFMINKQVATIGRLNFPAKEEPLGSIQIEINADNEEAMDILMEWLTPPTEDGVPLFEPDMPEL; translated from the coding sequence ATGATCAACGTCAGGGTCAGTGTTATTGTCAATCCTACAGAAAATGAGGGAAAAGTTGCCAGCGCTACCGGGAACATGTTCCCGGAAATAGAGCTCGAGATGCATGAGAGAAAATATGGCAATTTCCTTGAAGGAGAAGGGGATATCAATTCACTGAAGAATATCCACGATCTTTTTAGAAAGGAGCGGATCATAGACACCGCTCGGACCCAGATACAGAAGAATCGATGGGGAGAGCCTGAAAAAACCTTTTTTATGATCAACAAGCAAGTTGCTACAATTGGAAGACTGAACTTTCCGGCAAAGGAAGAACCCCTCGGTTCCATCCAGATCGAGATAAATGCAGATAATGAAGAAGCAATGGATATTCTCATGGAGTGGCTGACACCACCGACCGAGGACGGAGTTCCCCTCTTTGAGCCAGACATGCCGGAGCTATAA
- a CDS encoding ribbon-helix-helix domain-containing protein, protein MPKVSVDIPQELLADLNKHVGDDKKFVNQSDAIRTAIRKMLDMMDDIDRRHGRMDD, encoded by the coding sequence ATGCCAAAAGTAAGTGTCGACATTCCCCAGGAGCTGCTTGCTGATCTTAACAAGCACGTTGGTGATGATAAAAAGTTTGTGAACCAGTCCGATGCCATCCGTACAGCTATAAGGAAGATGCTGGATATGATGGATGATATAGACAGGCGTCACGGCAGAATGGATGATTGA